Part of the Leptolyngbya sp. BL0902 genome, GTTTACAAGGCGAAGTATTTTTATTGGATATGGGTAAGCCCGTCAAAATCTATGATCTAGCAAAGCAGATGATTCATCTGAGTGGACTAACTCCTAATGTTGATGTCGCCATAGAAATAACTGGCCTACGACCTGGAGAAAAGCTTTACGAGGAGCTTCTCATTGATCGTACTAAAGCTGCTCCGACCCAACATCCAAAAATATTTATGGCTCAGGATGGTGACGTTGATCCATCTCATCTCTATCTGTATTTAGACTTATTGCTGAAAGCAGCTACTCAGAATGACACCGTTGCTATCAAGAAATACCTCAAAGTCATTGTGCCTGAATACCAGCCAAAAGATAATGCTGTGCTCTTAGCTTCAGAGCAGATAAAGCAAGAAAGCAACTGGGTTGTCTAGTCTAATTTTTATCAAACTAGACCTGCTAATCGAGTCGAATCTTGTTGACATTGCCTTTGTGTAACCCCACCAGTATTACAGGGTAGTCATCTAGACTTATCAGCATATAAAATAGCTGCTGAAAGATATATCCTACAGGGGTATTGATGTTACAAATACAATGAAATTACTACAGCGGCACTCGACCTAGCGAGGTACATCTTGAGAGCTAGGATTCATATATAACAAGGGCTTTGAGCTTCGTACTGTACCTCACGTGATCCAAAAGCGCTGTATTAATCCATTGAGTAGCAAGAGTTTTATTGATGTTAGGTATAGGCCAAGTAATAAGCTATGATTAGCTAGATGCAACGCATGAGAATCATAAAAATGAAAATTCTTGTAACTGGTGCTGCTGGTTTTATTGGTTTTCATGTCTGTCAGGCTTTACTTGATCAAGGAGAGCATGTCATAGGAATAGACAATCTCAACAACTACTATGATCCAGCTCTCAAGCAGGGACGACTCAAACAAATTCTTCCCAGAGTAAATTTTGAGTTCTTCAAGCTTGATCTAGCTTCGCGCGAAGAAACATCTAGCATATTTAGTCAGGTTCAACCGCAAATAGTAGTACATTTAGCAGCACAAGCAGGAGTTCGACACTCCCTTAAAGATCCCCATTCTTATGTAGATAGCAATCTTGTTGGATTTGTCAATGTCTTAGAGGGATGCCGCCACCAGAATGTTGAGCACTTGGTATATGCATCTTCCAGCTCAGTATATGGAGCTAACACTAAAATCCCCTTCTCTGTTGATGATAATGTTGATCATCCAGTAAGTTTGTATGCGGCAACTAAGAAAGCAAATGAGCTGATGGCTCACAGCTATAGCCATCTCTATAATTTACCAACCACTGGTCTACGTTTTTTCACAGTCTACGGCCCTTGGGGCAGACCAGATATGGCTTACTTCTCCTTTACAAATTCTATTCTTTTAGGTAAACCAATTAAAGTATTTAATCATGGGAAGATGCGCCGTGACTTTACATATATTGATGATGTTGTTGAGGGTGTAGTAAGAATTCTCAACCATATTCCTCAGAAGGCTCCCCCTATAGCCCCCTATCGTCTTTATAACATTGGCAATCACAGTCCAGTTGCTCTAGCCGAGTTTATTGAAACTTTAGAGACATGTTTAGAGAAACAGGCTGAAAAAATATTTTTACCCATGGAACCCGGAGATGTGGTCGAAACCTATGCCGACGTTGATAATTTGGTAGCAGACGTAGGCTTTGCTCCTAATACGCCATTAGTATCTGGCTTGGAAAAATTTGTCGCCTGGTATCGAAACTTTTATGGGATTTAGGCTTAAACATTGGCTGAAAAACTCAAGGTAAAGTTCTTACATGAGGGAGACTCTTACAACTTATGGCACTTTAAGGTGATTGAGAAAAGATCCTTAAAGGTGAAGTAATCTTGCCTTGAATTGACTTTCTGCCAGGGTTACTTTACAACAATATCTTTCTTTAGGACTTGCCTGGATCACATATAACAACAAATGGCTTTCTGACTCTAAAACATAAAAATTTAAGCTAGAGAGCTATATCTGTATAAGGCAGCTTACTTTGAATTTTACTAGCTATTGCC contains:
- a CDS encoding NAD-dependent epimerase — encoded protein: MKILVTGAAGFIGFHVCQALLDQGEHVIGIDNLNNYYDPALKQGRLKQILPRVNFEFFKLDLASREETSSIFSQVQPQIVVHLAAQAGVRHSLKDPHSYVDSNLVGFVNVLEGCRHQNVEHLVYASSSSVYGANTKIPFSVDDNVDHPVSLYAATKKANELMAHSYSHLYNLPTTGLRFFTVYGPWGRPDMAYFSFTNSILLGKPIKVFNHGKMRRDFTYIDDVVEGVVRILNHIPQKAPPIAPYRLYNIGNHSPVALAEFIETLETCLEKQAEKIFLPMEPGDVVETYADVDNLVADVGFAPNTPLVSGLEKFVAWYRNFYGI